DNA from candidate division KSB1 bacterium:
ACGCCCAAAAAATCTACCTCGACCACGGAATCTACGCCGACCCGACTCTCTGGTATGAAAAAGGTAAATTTGAACCGTACCCGTTTGCTTTCCCGGATTTTAAAACCAACTTGTATGAAAAGGCATTTCAGCACATTCGGGTTTTATACAAAGGGCAGTGTCGAAAACTGAATTCAACCTAATTCACTGCTGTATCATTTTTCATTTAATTTAAGGAGGGAGAAATGAACATTAAAAAATTAATTCTGGCGTCGTTGGCAGGCGGTGTGGTTACATTTCTGTTAGGGGGTCTCTGGCATGCGATTATTTTGGCAGATTTCTACGAGACGCATTCGGCGGCTTTAGCCCGGCCTGAGCCAAATATGATGATGGTGGCGCTTGGCAGCCTGGTCATCGCTGTTTTGATGGCCTATACCTACCCAATTGGTTACAAAGGTGGATCGGCTGTTAAGGAAGGCTTTCGATTTGGCGCCCTTGTCGGCCTGATCTGGGTTCTGCCGGTGTCGCTCATTTTTAGTGGCGTTTGGAATTATCCTCTGGTCGCGGTGATCGTGGATTCGGCCTGGCATATTGTTGAGCAAGGCGTGGTCGGAATTGTGATCGCCTTAATTTATGGCACCGCTGCCGCGTC
Protein-coding regions in this window:
- a CDS encoding DUF4416 family protein, which translates into the protein AQKIYLDHGIYADPTLWYEKGKFEPYPFAFPDFKTNLYEKAFQHIRVLYKGQCRKLNST
- a CDS encoding DUF1761 domain-containing protein, giving the protein MNIKKLILASLAGGVVTFLLGGLWHAIILADFYETHSAALARPEPNMMMVALGSLVIAVLMAYTYPIGYKGGSAVKEGFRFGALVGLIWVLPVSLIFSGVWNYPLVAVIVDSAWHIVEQGVVGIVIALIYGTAAASSE